A stretch of Mucilaginibacter terrae DNA encodes these proteins:
- a CDS encoding nuclear transport factor 2 family protein — MELPQLVAQFVETQNTYDSETYVTCFTESAIVHDEGRTHTGKEEIREWIEEANEKYRSVIKPLQYEESGLNGVLTAEVSGTFPGSPIVLKFHLGLKGGLIDSLKVTG, encoded by the coding sequence ATGGAATTACCACAATTAGTAGCGCAATTTGTAGAAACGCAAAATACTTACGACAGCGAAACTTACGTAACCTGCTTCACCGAAAGCGCCATTGTTCATGACGAAGGCAGAACCCACACCGGCAAAGAAGAAATACGGGAATGGATCGAAGAAGCAAATGAAAAATACCGATCTGTTATTAAGCCGCTTCAATATGAAGAATCGGGATTAAATGGCGTATTGACAGCCGAAGTATCAGGCACCTTTCCCGGAAGCCCAATAGTACTTAAGTTTCATTTAGGGCTGAAGGGCGGCCTTATCGATTCGTTAAAAGTAACGGGATAA
- a CDS encoding DEAD/DEAH box helicase has protein sequence MIKESLLNLKITALNAMQEAAISAAKKGDVIVLSPTGSGKTLGFLLPLLESLKTGVTNVQALILVPSRELALQIEQVFRAMGTGFKVNCCYGGHDVKTELNNLSHPPAVLIGTPGRIAHHLRRESFSTREVHTLILDEFDKALEFGFQEDMAFIIKQLPAIKKRMLTSATKMDDIPAFTGIVKPVILDYLTNKASAPDIKHMAVIAGSEDKLEAVFALLCKIANEPTLVFCNHRDAVDRISDLLWDMGLPHGIFHGGMEQDDRERALLKFRNGSHRLLITTDLASRGLDIPEIAHIVHYQLPHNEEAFTHRNGRTARMHATGTSYLMLLPDEKPPYLKDIPETVDLSAEISLPELSPWATVYIAAGKKDKINKVDIVGLLLQKGGLAKEELGLIEVLDNSSYAAVKRSKIERTVELVRGEKIKNKKIKIEISR, from the coding sequence ATGATCAAAGAATCCCTGCTCAATCTTAAAATAACTGCATTGAACGCCATGCAGGAAGCCGCTATAAGCGCCGCTAAAAAAGGCGACGTTATTGTGTTGTCGCCAACAGGATCGGGCAAAACGCTGGGGTTTTTACTGCCATTGCTTGAGAGCCTCAAAACAGGTGTAACCAATGTACAGGCTTTAATACTGGTGCCATCGCGCGAGCTGGCTTTACAAATTGAGCAGGTTTTTCGTGCTATGGGCACGGGTTTTAAGGTAAATTGCTGCTACGGAGGGCATGATGTTAAAACGGAGTTGAACAACTTGTCGCACCCGCCGGCGGTGCTTATAGGTACACCGGGGCGTATAGCCCACCACCTGCGTCGCGAGAGTTTTAGCACCCGGGAGGTGCATACGCTTATACTCGATGAATTTGATAAGGCGCTTGAGTTTGGTTTTCAGGAAGATATGGCCTTTATTATTAAGCAGCTGCCTGCCATTAAAAAACGAATGTTAACCTCGGCCACTAAAATGGACGATATTCCCGCGTTTACTGGCATAGTAAAACCTGTTATACTCGATTACCTTACCAATAAGGCATCGGCTCCTGATATTAAACATATGGCCGTAATTGCCGGGAGCGAAGATAAACTGGAAGCTGTTTTTGCCCTGCTGTGTAAAATAGCTAACGAACCCACGTTGGTATTTTGCAATCATCGCGATGCCGTTGACCGCATTAGCGACCTGCTTTGGGACATGGGCTTGCCACACGGTATTTTTCATGGTGGTATGGAGCAAGACGACCGGGAGCGGGCATTGCTTAAGTTCAGGAATGGTAGCCACCGCTTGCTCATCACTACCGATTTAGCCTCTCGCGGTTTAGATATACCAGAGATAGCGCATATTGTACATTACCAGTTACCGCATAACGAAGAGGCCTTTACGCACCGCAACGGTCGAACGGCACGTATGCACGCCACCGGAACATCTTATTTAATGCTTTTGCCCGATGAAAAGCCACCGTACCTGAAAGATATACCCGAAACTGTAGACCTTAGTGCAGAGATAAGTTTACCTGAGCTATCACCATGGGCTACCGTTTACATTGCCGCCGGTAAAAAGGATAAGATAAACAAGGTGGATATTGTAGGGTTACTATTACAAAAAGGCGGACTGGCCAAAGAGGAACTCGGGTTGATAGAAGTGCTCGATAATTCATCGTATGCGGCTGTTAAACGTAGTAAAATAGAACGTACTGTTGAACTGGTGCGTGGTGAAAAAATAAAGAACAAGAAAATTAAGATAGAAATATCACGATAA
- a CDS encoding error-prone DNA polymerase: protein MRYVELQVTTNFSFLRGASHAEELIEQAYEFGYDRIAITDRNTLSGIVRGHAAAKARGMSIIPACRLDLLDGPSLLAYPKDKDAYARLSALLTVGNLRAEKGKCFLYRSDLYDYLEGIIFVVLPPEKLNRRFDFGEGFKDALIEYRKFIGTSLYLAASCYYLGNDQKRIHRIARLGQELDIPIVATNDVHYHHPDKRELQDILTCVREKCVIHNAGYLLHQNAERHLKPMTEMERLFRQYPEAIENSVHIADACTFSLDELNYVYPKEINPGGENPYDELVHLTWKGASDRYGVDVPEKVVNSILHELKFIAEMDFANYFLFVHDIVREARSRRILCQGRGSAANSAVCYCLGITSVDPTKFDLLFERFISSARNEPPDIDVDFEHERREEIIQYIYGKYGRDRAAIVATVTMQRQKGSIRDVGKAMGLSADTIERLSDCIWQYTDEWFDRAKLAEQGLNAEDPLLKKTLELTGQMMGMPRQLGQHTGGFIVTDGRLTDLCPILKARMKDRTNIEWDKNDIEALGFLKVDVLSLGMLTCIRKAFEFVKKHYGKDLTLANIPQDDPAVYAMIQLADTLGVFQIESRAQMQMLPRLQPRCFYDLVIEVAIVRPGPIQGDMVHPYLRRRNGEEEVTYPSKELEEILGKTLGVPLFQEQAMKIAIVAAGFTPTEADALRRSMATFKFKGMVNQFEKKLIDGMMSKGYTEEFASRIFRQLEGFGSYGFPESHAASFALLVYVSCWLKHYYPEAFCGALLNSQPMGFYPPAQIVTDARQHGVTVRPIDINYSNWDNLLEEKTGNYHAVRLGFRQIKGIREQDIQLLMKGRRDRFRTVTELRNAGVSQSALATLADADAFRSIGLDRRQALWEVDALKDIPIELFKDQPSETELETGIQLPLMTPAEHVVQDYVSTFLSLKAHPVSFVRDKLRQFGAKTTREINHETENGELVRVAGLVLVRQRPGTAGGVCFMTIEDEKSFANLVIFEKLFDTFRKEILGAKLIMVEGKVQREGRVVHVIVRRCFDVSSLLQDPGESR from the coding sequence ATGCGTTACGTTGAATTACAGGTCACCACCAACTTCAGTTTCTTAAGAGGGGCATCCCACGCCGAGGAACTGATCGAACAGGCTTACGAGTTCGGGTATGACCGTATTGCCATCACCGATCGCAATACACTCTCGGGTATCGTACGTGGTCATGCAGCGGCGAAAGCACGGGGCATGAGTATCATACCGGCCTGCCGCCTTGACCTGCTCGACGGGCCGAGCTTACTGGCTTATCCTAAAGACAAAGACGCTTACGCCCGGTTGTCCGCATTGCTCACCGTGGGGAACCTCCGCGCGGAAAAAGGAAAGTGTTTCCTGTACAGGTCTGATCTGTATGATTACCTCGAAGGGATCATTTTCGTGGTTCTGCCCCCGGAGAAACTGAACAGGCGCTTCGATTTCGGTGAAGGCTTTAAGGATGCGTTAATAGAGTACAGGAAATTTATAGGAACATCGCTGTACCTGGCGGCCAGTTGTTATTACCTGGGTAATGACCAAAAGCGGATCCACCGCATCGCCCGCCTGGGGCAGGAACTGGATATACCCATAGTCGCCACCAATGACGTGCATTATCATCATCCGGATAAACGGGAGTTGCAGGATATTCTGACCTGCGTTCGGGAAAAGTGTGTCATTCATAATGCCGGGTACCTGCTGCACCAGAATGCGGAGCGGCACCTCAAACCGATGACGGAAATGGAACGGCTTTTCCGGCAGTATCCCGAAGCCATCGAAAATTCTGTACACATCGCAGATGCCTGCACCTTTTCGCTTGATGAGCTGAATTACGTTTATCCGAAAGAGATCAATCCCGGAGGCGAAAACCCTTATGATGAATTGGTACATCTCACCTGGAAAGGGGCAAGTGACCGCTACGGGGTAGACGTTCCGGAAAAGGTGGTGAACAGCATCCTGCACGAACTGAAATTCATCGCGGAAATGGATTTCGCGAATTACTTTTTGTTCGTGCACGATATCGTCCGCGAGGCCCGCAGCCGCAGGATCTTATGCCAGGGCAGGGGTTCAGCAGCCAACTCGGCGGTATGCTATTGTTTAGGTATTACCTCGGTTGACCCGACCAAGTTCGACCTCCTTTTCGAACGCTTCATCTCGTCTGCACGTAACGAACCGCCGGACATCGATGTGGACTTTGAACATGAGCGCCGGGAAGAGATCATTCAATACATCTACGGGAAATATGGACGTGACCGTGCGGCCATTGTAGCGACCGTTACCATGCAACGGCAAAAAGGCTCTATCCGCGATGTGGGCAAAGCCATGGGGCTTTCCGCGGATACCATCGAACGGCTTTCCGATTGTATCTGGCAATACACCGACGAATGGTTTGACCGGGCAAAGCTTGCCGAACAGGGGTTAAATGCGGAAGATCCTTTACTCAAGAAAACCCTCGAACTTACCGGCCAGATGATGGGGATGCCGCGGCAGTTGGGTCAGCATACCGGGGGCTTTATCGTCACTGACGGTCGGCTCACCGACCTGTGCCCGATACTCAAGGCGCGCATGAAGGACCGGACCAATATCGAATGGGACAAGAACGACATAGAGGCGCTGGGCTTTCTGAAGGTCGATGTGCTTTCCCTGGGTATGCTGACCTGCATTCGCAAGGCCTTTGAGTTTGTCAAAAAACACTATGGCAAAGACTTGACCCTGGCGAATATTCCGCAGGATGACCCGGCCGTGTATGCCATGATCCAGCTGGCGGACACCCTTGGGGTATTCCAGATTGAAAGCCGTGCACAGATGCAGATGCTGCCGCGCCTGCAGCCCAGATGCTTTTACGACCTGGTGATCGAGGTGGCTATTGTCCGGCCCGGCCCGATACAGGGGGACATGGTACATCCCTACCTGCGCCGCAGAAATGGTGAGGAAGAGGTCACTTACCCGTCCAAAGAACTCGAAGAGATCTTAGGCAAGACCTTAGGGGTGCCCTTGTTCCAGGAGCAGGCCATGAAGATCGCCATCGTTGCCGCCGGGTTTACGCCGACCGAAGCGGATGCCCTGCGCCGCAGCATGGCTACCTTTAAGTTTAAAGGCATGGTCAACCAGTTCGAGAAGAAGCTCATCGACGGCATGATGAGCAAGGGCTATACCGAGGAGTTCGCCTCACGTATCTTCCGGCAGTTGGAGGGATTCGGCAGCTACGGTTTCCCGGAAAGTCATGCGGCCAGTTTCGCCCTGCTCGTGTATGTATCCTGCTGGCTCAAGCATTACTACCCCGAAGCTTTCTGTGGCGCTTTACTCAACAGCCAGCCCATGGGCTTTTACCCGCCCGCACAGATCGTCACCGACGCCCGGCAGCATGGGGTGACCGTACGCCCGATTGATATTAATTATTCTAACTGGGATAACCTGCTGGAGGAAAAGACCGGGAATTACCATGCGGTACGTTTAGGGTTCCGGCAGATCAAAGGAATCCGCGAACAGGATATACAGTTGTTGATGAAAGGCAGAAGGGACCGCTTCCGTACGGTGACGGAACTGCGCAATGCAGGAGTATCGCAAAGTGCGTTGGCTACTTTAGCGGATGCCGATGCTTTTCGTTCCATTGGCCTGGACAGGCGGCAGGCGCTTTGGGAAGTTGATGCGCTCAAGGATATCCCCATTGAACTCTTTAAAGACCAGCCTTCGGAAACGGAACTTGAGACCGGTATTCAGTTACCGCTCATGACTCCAGCAGAGCATGTCGTGCAGGATTATGTCAGTACCTTTTTATCATTGAAGGCACATCCGGTCAGTTTTGTGCGCGATAAGCTGCGGCAGTTCGGTGCCAAGACCACGCGTGAGATCAACCATGAAACGGAAAACGGGGAGTTGGTCAGGGTCGCCGGATTGGTGTTGGTACGGCAAAGGCCGGGGACCGCAGGTGGCGTTTGTTTTATGACCATAGAGGATGAAAAGAGTTTTGCCAACCTCGTTATCTTTGAAAAGCTGTTTGACACATTCCGCAAAGAGATACTCGGCGCCAAGCTCATTATGGTCGAGGGCAAGGTACAGCGGGAGGGCAGGGTCGTGCATGTCATCGTCCGGCGTTGCTTCGACGTTTCTTCGCTATTGCAGGACCCTGGTGAAAGCAGATGA
- a CDS encoding SusC/RagA family TonB-linked outer membrane protein encodes MKLYLPIIGLISLTTADASTAAAAIPLTLENQKLAVPITGVVTDETGKVLVGVTVKVKGTGVGQTTDENGRFRINVPSANSTLVISYVGYASQEVALGGRTDISVQLKQATSGSLGEVVVVGYGSQRRATVTGAISSVNATTVTALPVAGIDQALQGRVAGLNVTNNGSPGSAPLVTIRGISSVSFASDPLYVVDGFPLTTGLQQYDAKDIERVDVLKDASTAAIYGSRATNGVIMVTTKKGARTGKVSVTFDSYAGVQSPIKKLDLLNTDQYIQYAKNLGVYGSIDRFKPANFNAPIYAGSSQTYAQTNTDWQDEYFIKNALLTGSNVGVSGGNDVSRFHSSAGYFKQNGIAQALNFERLNYRINSDHIISKVFTFGQNLYTSVSHQRYDPTLNANRTAIINLIRMQPYIPVYDPTKVGGFQGPISSFDGSDPVNPIETALIGNNRINSFNLLGSAFLDVNILSSLKFRSTFGVNYLNNSTYNYTPIFFDGGTGVSTSASVGYRRQSTVVKLFTQQLNYDKTFDKHHLSATAVFETQSLNYNNQVETGNQSSNLIKTLTGATNIGADNSVETNFITSYVGRVNYDYAGKYLFQASIRRDGLSIWAPGKKYANFPAASIGWKIDQEDFLKGSTTVSELKLRASYGETGINPNSLGNYPYLAPVQANAAVYPFGNALTPNSSYIDGITNPNLQWEKTKQLNVGVDFGILNNKFTLTAEFFRRQTDNLMIVVPTPSSIGFLGAGILDNAGGMRNTGVELQLGYHKNTGDFKYDITGLVSAIRNKVLFLNTASASIPSGNDPDLGGGDAFTNTRAGESVQYFYGWVTDGIFQNAAQIASSPTQANAAPGDIKFKDLSGPNGVPDGVIDNYDRTRLGSFLPKFTYSLNYSASYKNFDASVFFQGVEGNKILNTPRIIMEGMSRLFNAGTTVLNAWTPSNTNTDMPRAINGDPNRNGRISSRWIENGSYLRLKNVILGYTLPTSALTSVSGSTIKRLRIFVSSTNLLTFTGYKGYDPEIGSKNGTLTNGVDFGQYPSARSFQFGIQAGF; translated from the coding sequence ATGAAATTATACCTCCCGATCATCGGGTTAATTTCGCTTACAACTGCGGATGCATCAACTGCTGCTGCGGCAATACCTTTAACTTTAGAGAATCAGAAACTGGCAGTCCCAATTACGGGTGTGGTTACAGATGAAACAGGTAAGGTGCTTGTAGGGGTAACCGTAAAAGTTAAAGGCACAGGAGTAGGTCAAACTACTGATGAAAACGGTCGTTTTCGTATCAATGTACCATCGGCCAATAGTACTTTAGTTATAAGCTACGTAGGTTACGCCAGTCAGGAAGTAGCTCTTGGAGGCCGTACAGATATTAGTGTTCAATTAAAACAGGCTACATCAGGTTCATTAGGCGAGGTTGTAGTTGTGGGTTACGGGTCACAACGCAGGGCTACCGTAACAGGTGCTATATCATCGGTTAATGCCACAACCGTTACGGCATTACCTGTTGCTGGTATCGACCAGGCTTTGCAAGGCAGGGTTGCCGGTCTAAATGTTACCAACAATGGTTCGCCGGGTAGCGCTCCGTTGGTTACCATTCGAGGTATCAGTTCGGTAAGTTTTGCATCCGATCCGCTGTATGTAGTTGACGGATTTCCGTTAACCACAGGTTTGCAACAGTATGATGCTAAAGACATTGAACGCGTTGACGTTTTAAAGGATGCAAGTACCGCAGCTATTTACGGATCAAGGGCCACCAATGGTGTTATTATGGTAACTACCAAAAAAGGTGCGCGCACCGGAAAAGTTAGTGTTACGTTTGACTCTTACGCCGGCGTGCAAAGCCCTATAAAAAAATTAGATCTGTTAAATACCGACCAATACATTCAATACGCCAAAAATTTAGGCGTTTATGGAAGCATTGATCGTTTTAAACCAGCCAACTTTAATGCACCTATATATGCAGGTTCCAGCCAAACTTATGCACAAACCAATACCGACTGGCAAGATGAGTATTTTATTAAAAATGCTTTGTTAACAGGTAGTAACGTGGGCGTAAGCGGTGGTAATGATGTTTCAAGGTTTCACAGTTCTGCAGGTTACTTCAAACAAAATGGTATAGCACAGGCATTAAATTTCGAACGTTTAAATTACCGCATCAATTCAGATCATATCATCAGTAAGGTATTTACCTTTGGTCAAAACCTATATACTTCGGTAAGTCACCAACGGTATGATCCTACACTTAACGCCAACCGCACGGCCATCATTAACTTAATTAGGATGCAGCCCTATATACCGGTTTACGATCCTACCAAAGTAGGAGGCTTTCAAGGACCTATAAGCAGCTTTGACGGTTCTGACCCTGTAAATCCCATCGAAACAGCGTTGATTGGCAATAATCGTATCAATTCATTCAACTTATTAGGTTCAGCTTTTTTAGATGTTAATATACTTTCATCGTTAAAGTTCAGGTCAACATTTGGTGTTAATTATTTAAATAACTCCACCTATAACTATACCCCAATATTTTTTGATGGTGGTACCGGTGTATCAACCAGTGCATCTGTAGGTTACCGCAGGCAATCAACTGTAGTTAAGTTGTTTACCCAGCAATTAAACTACGATAAAACCTTTGATAAACATCACCTTAGTGCAACCGCTGTTTTCGAAACACAGTCGTTAAACTATAATAACCAGGTTGAAACCGGTAACCAGTCCTCCAACTTAATTAAAACCTTAACCGGTGCTACCAATATTGGAGCCGATAACAGTGTAGAAACAAACTTTATAACCTCATATGTAGGTCGTGTAAACTACGATTATGCAGGTAAATACCTTTTCCAGGCATCTATACGCCGCGATGGGTTATCAATATGGGCTCCCGGAAAAAAATATGCCAATTTCCCTGCAGCGTCTATAGGTTGGAAAATAGATCAGGAAGATTTCTTAAAAGGCAGTACAACAGTATCTGAATTAAAGCTCAGAGCGAGCTACGGTGAGACAGGTATTAACCCGAACTCGTTAGGTAACTATCCTTACCTTGCACCGGTTCAGGCAAATGCGGCGGTATATCCGTTTGGTAATGCTTTAACACCAAATTCATCATATATTGATGGTATAACCAATCCTAACCTGCAATGGGAAAAAACCAAACAGTTAAACGTGGGTGTTGATTTTGGTATCTTAAATAATAAATTCACTTTAACCGCAGAGTTTTTCAGACGCCAGACAGATAATTTAATGATCGTTGTGCCAACTCCAAGCAGTATAGGCTTTTTGGGAGCAGGGATTTTAGATAATGCGGGCGGTATGCGCAATACCGGTGTTGAGTTGCAGTTGGGTTACCACAAAAATACCGGCGATTTTAAATATGATATTACCGGTTTGGTAAGTGCCATCCGTAATAAAGTACTGTTCCTAAACACTGCAAGTGCATCTATCCCTTCTGGCAACGACCCTGACTTGGGTGGTGGTGATGCCTTTACAAATACAAGGGCGGGCGAAAGCGTGCAATATTTTTACGGTTGGGTAACTGATGGAATATTCCAGAATGCTGCGCAAATAGCTTCAAGCCCAACCCAAGCCAATGCGGCTCCCGGCGATATCAAATTTAAAGATTTGAGCGGCCCTAACGGTGTTCCGGATGGTGTAATTGATAATTATGACCGTACCAGGCTGGGTAGTTTCTTGCCTAAATTTACGTATTCGCTTAACTATTCGGCCTCATATAAAAACTTTGATGCTTCAGTTTTCTTCCAGGGCGTAGAGGGCAATAAGATACTTAACACCCCGAGGATCATAATGGAGGGTATGTCGAGGTTGTTTAACGCGGGTACCACTGTTTTAAATGCGTGGACACCGAGCAATACCAACACTGATATGCCACGCGCCATTAACGGTGACCCTAACCGTAACGGACGTATATCATCACGTTGGATCGAAAACGGTTCGTACCTGCGCCTGAAAAACGTAATATTAGGTTACACGCTGCCTACCAGTGCTTTAACATCGGTAAGTGGCTCAACCATTAAGCGTTTAAGGATATTCGTTTCATCAACCAACCTGCTCACTTTTACCGGTTACAAAGGTTACGACCCAGAAATTGGTTCAAAAAATGGCACCCTCACCAATGGTGTTGATTTTGGACAATACCCTTCTGCACGTTCGTTCCAATTTGGTATACAAGCCGGATTTTAA
- a CDS encoding LLM class flavin-dependent oxidoreductase, with the protein MNIKYSVLDLATVIQGDQPADTFKKSLDLARHVEHLGYERFWLAEHHNMPNVASSATAVLIGHIAGGTRILRVGSGGVMLPNHAPLIVAEQFGTLESLYPGRIDLGLGRAPGTDQLTAFAIRGENFRVEQDFPGDIRRLQQFFSSENSTSKVRAIPGEGLDIPLWILGSSPESAFVAAELGLPYAFASHFAPAHFMSAIALYREHFKPSGRLKEPYVLACVNVIAAASDQEADRLFTSLQQFFLGIVSDKRKPLQPPVDSMDGLWKYHERVATERMLAYSFVGSPEKLRSELSAFLQQSQVNEVMATSHVFDHQARLDSYRIFAETVKSLNLHSL; encoded by the coding sequence ATGAACATAAAATATTCAGTTTTAGATCTGGCGACTGTGATACAAGGTGATCAGCCGGCAGATACGTTTAAGAAAAGCCTCGACCTGGCCCGTCATGTGGAACATCTTGGTTATGAACGGTTCTGGCTGGCTGAGCATCATAACATGCCGAATGTAGCCAGCTCTGCTACGGCGGTATTGATCGGACATATCGCAGGCGGCACGCGTATCCTGCGGGTAGGCTCCGGCGGTGTGATGCTGCCCAACCACGCTCCGCTGATCGTAGCCGAACAGTTCGGAACATTGGAATCGCTTTATCCCGGCCGCATTGACCTGGGACTGGGCAGGGCACCGGGGACGGACCAGCTGACCGCCTTTGCTATCCGCGGCGAGAATTTTCGTGTAGAACAGGACTTTCCCGGAGACATCAGGCGTTTACAGCAGTTCTTTTCAAGCGAAAACAGCACCAGTAAAGTCCGGGCAATCCCAGGTGAGGGGCTCGACATCCCATTATGGATATTAGGTTCCAGCCCCGAAAGCGCTTTTGTAGCCGCTGAGCTGGGTTTGCCTTATGCCTTTGCCAGCCACTTTGCCCCGGCACACTTTATGAGCGCAATTGCCTTATACCGTGAACATTTCAAACCATCTGGCCGGTTGAAAGAGCCTTATGTATTGGCCTGCGTAAACGTAATTGCCGCTGCGAGTGATCAGGAAGCGGACCGGTTATTCACCTCATTACAGCAGTTCTTCCTGGGCATTGTAAGTGACAAAAGAAAACCGCTTCAGCCGCCGGTAGACAGCATGGACGGCCTTTGGAAATACCACGAGCGGGTTGCGACCGAACGCATGCTGGCTTATTCTTTTGTAGGCAGCCCGGAAAAGCTAAGGTCGGAGTTATCCGCATTTTTGCAGCAAAGCCAGGTCAACGAGGTTATGGCCACCTCGCATGTATTTGACCACCAGGCGCGGCTCGACTCTTACCGTATTTTTGCGGAAACGGTGAAGAGCTTAAACCTTCATAGTTTGTAA
- a CDS encoding SDR family oxidoreductase, which yields MEHQINYSNELANKIALVTGGTKGAGKAIADRIKAAGATVIITARNKPDQPDPELHFISADLSQAEDAKKMISEVLSTYGRLDILVNNLGASSTPAGGFAALNDEDWISTLQANLLAPVRLDRGFLPQMIERKSGVIIHIASIQGILPLYDSTLPYAASKAALINYSKSLSNEVTPKGVRVLAVSPGWINTSASIAFLGEIARNANSSVEEAQQSVMDALGGIPYGRPAKPEEVAELVGFLVSPRASYLTGTNYVIDGGTVPTI from the coding sequence ATGGAACATCAGATCAATTACAGTAACGAATTAGCCAATAAGATAGCCCTGGTAACGGGTGGTACAAAAGGTGCCGGAAAAGCTATTGCCGACCGCATAAAAGCGGCAGGCGCTACGGTGATCATCACGGCAAGAAACAAACCTGATCAGCCAGACCCTGAGCTGCATTTTATATCTGCCGATTTAAGCCAAGCGGAAGATGCCAAAAAAATGATCAGTGAAGTGCTGTCAACCTATGGAAGGCTTGATATTTTGGTAAACAACCTTGGTGCTTCATCAACACCCGCCGGTGGTTTTGCAGCATTGAATGATGAGGATTGGATATCAACCCTACAAGCTAATTTACTGGCCCCTGTTAGGCTTGACAGGGGCTTTTTACCCCAAATGATTGAACGGAAAAGTGGGGTTATCATCCACATCGCATCCATACAGGGCATATTGCCGTTGTACGATTCTACCTTGCCGTATGCAGCTTCAAAAGCGGCATTGATCAATTACAGTAAAAGTTTATCGAATGAAGTTACACCCAAAGGTGTCCGCGTGTTAGCTGTTTCGCCTGGATGGATAAATACATCAGCATCGATAGCCTTTTTGGGAGAGATCGCAAGAAATGCAAATAGTAGCGTAGAAGAAGCTCAGCAAAGCGTAATGGATGCATTGGGCGGAATACCTTATGGCAGGCCAGCCAAACCTGAAGAAGTAGCTGAACTGGTTGGCTTTTTAGTATCACCAAGAGCCAGTTACTTAACAGGAACAAATTACGTTATTGACGGCGGAACTGTACCAACCATTTAA
- a CDS encoding winged helix-turn-helix transcriptional regulator, with protein sequence MYVKKIIPTLNCGLDLVGEVLYGKWKIRILWFIHQGHLRPSELQRKIPDVTRRVLNVQLKELEDHEMVTKTIYPVMPPKVEYELTDFGKTLIPLIRSIGLWGDKHQGQLRRVILKHNTLASDDKDGVYEQTASMHAS encoded by the coding sequence ATGTACGTAAAAAAGATTATTCCCACACTAAACTGCGGCCTTGATCTGGTTGGTGAAGTCCTGTATGGCAAATGGAAGATCCGTATCCTTTGGTTTATTCACCAGGGCCATCTACGTCCAAGTGAATTGCAGAGGAAGATCCCGGACGTTACGAGGAGGGTGTTGAATGTTCAACTGAAAGAATTAGAAGACCATGAAATGGTGACCAAGACGATATATCCGGTGATGCCTCCGAAAGTAGAATATGAATTGACTGACTTTGGAAAAACGCTTATTCCATTGATACGTTCTATCGGCCTTTGGGGCGACAAACATCAGGGGCAGTTGCGCAGGGTGATTTTGAAGCATAATACATTAGCATCAGATGATAAAGATGGGGTTTATGAACAAACGGCGTCAATGCATGCGTCTTAG
- a CDS encoding DUF1456 family protein — translation MSNNDIMKKLRVAMKFTDDDIIKVLDLVNFRITKTEITAIFRADDHPNFKACGDQILRNFLNGLIIYKRGPRPKAEPKI, via the coding sequence ATGAGCAATAACGATATCATGAAGAAACTGCGGGTAGCCATGAAGTTTACCGATGATGACATTATAAAGGTTTTAGACCTGGTTAATTTTCGCATTACCAAAACCGAGATCACAGCTATTTTTCGGGCTGATGACCATCCTAATTTTAAAGCCTGCGGCGATCAGATACTGCGTAACTTTTTAAATGGTTTAATTATTTACAAACGCGGCCCAAGGCCAAAAGCCGAACCTAAAATATAA